A segment of the Streptomyces sp. NBC_00376 genome:
TGTGCCGCTTGCCGGGGGCGTGCTCGCCGGGGTGGAGGGCGTGCCGGTCGGGGGTGTGGTTCCGGGGGTGTTGCCCGGGGTCGGGGTGGCCGGAGGCGTCGTTCCGCCGGTCTCCGGGAGGCAGCCGGTGAAGGGGAAGTGGTGCGTCTCCGCGCCGCCCGAGCCGTGCAGCGAGGCGACCCACACCGAGCCGTTGACCGGGGCGCCGGTGCCCAGCTCCAGGTGTGCGCCGGGTGCCAGCACGCTGCCGGGCCAGGCGGCCTGGCTGCTCTTGGTGACGGTGGTGGCCTCGGGGAAGTTCCACAGCAGGCGGGCGCGGACCTTGCCGTCGGAGGCGCTCTGGAGCTTGTCGTCCAGTACGTAGTCCTGGCCGCCGGAGAGGAAGAAGCCGGTGGTGCCGGCCTTGGCCATGTCGTACGTCGTGCCGCTGACGTTGACGACCGTGGTGGAGCCGGCGGGGACCTTGAGGTAGATGTCCTTGGCCGCTTCCAGCTGATCGGCCGTCACCTTGAAGATGTTGCGGGTGGTGTTCCCGCCCTCCAGGGTGAGCTTGCTGCCGCTCAGTTCCACTTCGGTGCCGCCGGTCGCGGGTTCCTTCGCCAGTGCGGCGGAGTAGGCCCGGAGCTTGCCGAACTCGGCGTCGAAATCGATCAGTCCGGCGTTCTTGCCGAAGGTGCCGGAGTGCATTTCGAGGGCGCGGTCGCTGACCTTGCCGCCGACGACCGCGTTGCCCTTCATCACCGCGGTGACCGAACTGCCGTTGAGCAGGTCGCCGCGGACGACGAGCGACGCCCGGCCGGGCAGTGCGTCGACCTCGGCGGCCGTCAGTTCGTTGGCGGCGCTGAAGCCGCCGCGGAAGTCGGCGTTGCCGCCCACGGCCACCGCGCCTTCCGCGTCGGGGGTGTGGACGTCGTCACCGAGGACGAACTCGCCGTACTTTCCGGCGATTCCGAAGGCATCGGTGGTGCAGGCCGTCGGATCGGCGGCGGGCGCGGCCTGAGCGGCGGGGACGGCCGTGAGACCGAGGACGAGGGCTCCGCCGAGAACTGCGGATGCGGTGGCGGCGGTTGCGGATATGCGCATGGGGGCGTGTCTCTCCAGCGGAGGTGCTTGTAAAGATTCCGTGGCAGCTTCGGCCAAGTTCTTCACACAATAGGATATTGGTCAAGACCAATGCGCGGAGTGCTGCTCTGTCCGGTTGTCAGTTCTTGGCCCCATGCCGTTGCCGGCTCTCGGCCCCACGCCGTTGTCAGCCCCTGGCCCATGGGCCTACTTCCCCGTGACGTAGGCGTTCCAGATCCGGAGCGGGAAGACGTTGCCGCGTTCCGAATCGGACCCGCCCACGCCCTGCATTCCCAGCAGTTGAGGGGTGCCCGGCTTGTTGCGGAACATCGTGACGGCCGTGGTCAGCCCGTCGGCGTGGCCGATGAACCACGCCGACTTCATCCGGTCGTCCTCGCCGGTCGCGCCCGCCGAGAGGTTGTCGGCAGCCTTGATCCTGGCGAACGTGGCGAGCTTCCCGTCCTGGCCGAGCCGCGTCCAGGCCAGCATCCCCAGGGTGTTGTTCACGTCGTTGGCCACCGAGACGTCCATCGCGCGCCGCGGCTCGGGCTTCCCGAAGCCCTCGACCTTCTCGCCGTCCCGGGTCATCCCGGTCACCGAGTAGGGGTCGGCCCGCATGCCTTCGTTGCTGAAGGCGGTGTACGCGTCCGCCATCCTGACCGCGCTCGGCGTGGACGTGCCAAGGGGGAAGGACTTGTCCAGACGGGCCAGGCTCTCCTTGTGCAGCCCGGCCGATACCGCGAGTTCCTTCACCTTCTTCAGCCCGATGTCCTTGCCGAGCAGCGTGAAGGTGGCGTTGGACGACTTGATCAGCGCATCGCGCAGGGAAGTCGGCGCCGTGACCATCGTCTGGCCGGGGCCGGAACCCGACGGGGCGGGGGGCGCGTACGGGCCGTCCTTGATCAGACGCCCGCCACTGTCGTAGCCGCTGTCCAGGGTGATCCCGTCGCCGTGCTGAAGGGCCGCGGCCAGTACGAAGGGCTTGAAGGCCGAGCCGACGGGGACGCCCGCGGTGTCGGCGTTGTTGGCGAAGTGGGTGACCGCGTCGGCTCCGCCGTACACCGCGACCACGGCCCCGTCGGAGCGCACGGATGCGGCGCCGACCTCGACGTACTTGTCCTCGGGACGCTTCTCGGGGTCCAAGTCGCGCTTGCGTACGCTCCGCACGGCCCGTTCCAGCTGCCCCACCCTGGCCTTGTCGAAGGTGGTGTGCACCCGGTAGCCGCCCCGGAAGAGGTCCTTGTCGGTGAGGCCCGAACGCTTCTTGATGTACTTGTTGGCGATGTCGACGAGATAGCCGGTCTGGCCGCCGAGGCTGGTCGGCTTAGCGGCCGGCTTCGGCTCGGGGAACTTCCGGTACGTGGCCCGCTCGGCCTTCGTCATCGTGCCGATCTCCACCTGCCGGTCGAGGATCCACTCCCAGCGGTCGACGGCGCGTTCGTGGTTGGCCTTGCTGCCCGCGGGGTCGTACTGCTCCGCCCCCTTGAGCAGGGACGCGAGCAGCGCCGCCTGGCTGGGGTCGAGGTCCTTCGCGGGGATTCCGTAGTACGCGTTCGCCGCTGCCTGGATGCCGTAGGCGCCGCGGCCGAACCAACTGGTGTTCAGATACCCCTGGAGGATCTCCTTCTTGCCCTGCTTGTTGTTCAGCTTCAGCGAGATGAAGAATTCCTTGAACTTCCGGGTGGCCGACTGCTCCTGGCTGAGATAGGTGTTCTTCACGTACTGCTGGGTGATGGTGGAGCCGCCCTGGGTCTCACCGCCCGTGACGATGCTTACGGCCGCGCGGGCGATTCCCGTCGCCGATACCCCCGGGTCGGAGTAGAAGGTCTCGTTCTCGGCGGCGATGACCGCGTTCTCCACCGAGTCGGGTATGTCGGCGAGCGTGACGTTCTGCCGGTTGACCGCGCCCACGCTCACCAACTGGCTGCCGTCCGCCCAGTAGTAGACGGTGCCCTGCCTGCGCGCCTCGTCGTTCTCGTCCGGGATGTCGACGGACGCGTACACCGCGGCGAACAGGCCTGTCAGCGCGACGAGTCCGAGCATGACCCCGCTCAGCACCTGCCGCCACGAAGGGACCCAGCGGCGCCAAGTACGTTTCCCCCGGCGGGGGTAGTCGACAGCGAGTCTGCGATGGCGGGTCGGGCGGGTCGGGCGGTTGGGGCGTCGGGCCATGGTCCAGCTCCTCGTTCACCGTCCCGTACCGGTGGCGCGGGCTTGTGAGAGAAGATGTTCCGGATCGCGATCAGGTTGTCTCGGGGCCTGTCCGGTGGGAGCGATGACCTTGTACCGGACGGCCTTTCCGGAGGAACAGTCCGCGATGCCCGGCTTTGTCGGCCGGTCCTGCGACCGGGTGCGCTCAGGCGAGGCCCGCCTCTTCCAGGGCCGACCTCGCGCAGGCCCGGACGAGGGGGTCCTCCTCGGACTCCCCGGCGGCGATCAGGGCCTCGGCGACCGCCGGGTCGTCCGATGCGTAGGGGCCGAGTGCCATCGCCGCGTACTGGCGTACCAGATCCTCCTCGGGGTCGTTCAGCGCCGCCAGCAGTGCTCTGCCCGCGCGGTGTCGCAGGTCGGGGTCGGCCGGGGGCCACAGACGCAGGACCGTGGCGCACTCGACGCGGGCGAGGTCGTACTCGCCCGCGTCGGCGAGCACCGAGACGAGGAACGGCTGCGCGGCCGCGTTGCCGTCCAGTTCGGCGATGATCTCGCGCTTCCTGTCGCTGTCGGCCGGCAGGGCGCGGTACTCCTCGACGAGGCGGGAGAGATGGGCGAGGCGGTCGGCGCGGGTGGTGTCGTCCGGGGCCGACTCGGGGTTCATGGGCGGTGTTCCTCCGTCCGGAGATTCAGGGCCAGTTGATCAGGGTCATGAAGGCGACCCAGGTGAAGAACACGGTGGCGGGCGCAGCCACGGCGAGGCCGATCGCGGCCGGTGGCCTGCGCCTGGTGAACACCCAGCTCGCCACCAGGACGACCAGAGCCAGCAGCAGGCCGCAGCAGGAGACCGTCCAGGCCGGACCGAAACTCGCGTCGAATCGGTCGGCATCCGCCTCCGAGCAGGAGTCGCAGGCCATCGGCGAAAGCATGCTGTACACCAGGGCGAAGAACGCGAGCGGGAGCGTGACGACCGTGGAGATCAGCGAGGCGATCCAGGTGTGCCGGGGGCCGTCGGTGCGGTCGGGGGCTTCGTCCGTGAGGTTGTCGGGCATGCGTGTGATTCAACCGGGCGCCCCGGTACGGCACATGAGTTGCCGTACCTAAGGCCTCCGGTCGCTTCGGGTCAGTCCCACCAGAAGGACCAGGTCTCCTGGTTCAGCACCATCTTCTCGGCGTAGACGTCCAGGTCGTACGGCGGGTTCTGCTCGATGTTGTCCGGGCAGAACGCGAAGTGCTCGGCGGCGACCGCGCGGGCCTCCGGGAGGGTGGTGGGCGGGCGGCCGACCGAGACCATCAGGGTGTCGAAGCCCAGCACCACGACCCGTATGCCGAAGCGGTCCTCCCAGGAGCGGAGCACGGCGCTGAGCCGGGCCGTGTCCTCCTCGTAGTTGACCGGACCCGACCAGCCGATCGCCGCCGGTATGTCCGCGCTGCGCCGGGCCGGGACGAGCGCCAGCCGTGAGCCGGCGTACCAGCCGTCCGGGCCGACGCACTCCTCGGCGATCGCGGCCGCCAGGTCGTCGGGGGTGTCCTGCCCCTCGGCGGCCGGGACGGGGGCCAGGCCCGGCCAGTCGCCTTCTGCGGCGTCGAGCTCCTCGGGCGCGCAGTCCTCCCAGTACTCGCTGAGCACCTCCTCGGCGTCGTGATCGCCGGGGTACGACGTGCTGTCCGGGATCAGGTCCCAGGTGTCGGGCCACTGGTCGCGCCGCCCACCGTCTATCAGCACGGGGAGCAGCCCGCCCGCCCGCCCGGCCGCGCGCAGCGTGCGCCATGTGCCGTGGGTCGCGGGCTCATCGGCACACCAGAGCAGTGGCTCGTGCCAGGTGCCGTCGATCGTGGCGTCCACCAGTGAGCCGGGCGGGAGTTGGAGCCCTGACGTGGCCAGGGACGGAAGCGGATTCGGGAGCGTCGCCATGACCACGACTCTAGGCGCGGCCACTGACAATCGGCCGGGCGCCGCAGTGCGGTGTGGCGCGGTGCGGCTACGGGTGTGCGTGAACCTCGACGAACGTGGTGGGCGCCGTGGTGCCGTCGGGCAGTGGTGCGGGCGCGGTGACGTGGCCGAGCGCCTGGCCGTTCGCGCTCTGGCCGGGCCGGCCGGGCCGGAGTTCGCGGTTGACGCGGAGGGTGAGTTGGCGCCCGTCGGGTGCCGTCGTGACCAGGATGGCTGTGCCGTCCGGGCTGTTGGTGGCGGTGGAGGCGGCGAGCTCCGCCGTGATGCCCGGTTCGTCGAGCCGGGCGGTGACGGACGGGTCCGGGGTGTCGCTCGTGCTCTGCATCTGCGGCTCGGCCTCGCCGACGACGAGCGCGAGCAGCTGGGCCACGACGACAGGGTCATGCGCCCCGTCGTACACCCAGCGCTGCCCCAGCACGCCGTGCTCGGTCGTGCCGATGAGTGCGTCGTCGGCGCCCGGGAGCGGTGCGCCTCGGTAGCTGAACAGCACCTGGTACTCGGCTGGTTGGTCCCCCGAGGTGTCGGTGACCACCATGAACTCGATCCCGACCTCGCCCTTCGGGTCGTCCAGGCGGAATCCGCCGGTCCGGGCCAGCTCGGGCTGCTGCCCCGTGCCGCGGTACCAGGGCTGTGCGGGCAGCCAGGTGGTGAGGAGTTCCAGCTTGGTGGGCGTCAGGGTGGTGTGGTGGATGACAGCCATGGCGGTGGTATTCCTCCCGGGGACGTGGGCTCAGACGAGTCGCGGGTCGGCGGCGAAGCCGGCGAAGGCCGTCCAGGTGGTGGGGGCGACGGTGAGGACGGGGCCGTCGGGGTTCTTGGAGTCGCGGATGTGGATGGCGGCGGGGTGGGCGGCGATCTCGACGCATTCGCCGCCTTCGCTGCCGCTGTAACTTGATTTCTGCCAGTCGTAGGCGACTTCGAGGCACTGCCCGCCCTCGTCGCCGCTGTAGCTGGACTTGAACCACTTACGTGCAGTGCTCATTGCTCTCCCAGCAGACGGTCCAGCAGGCCCACGGTGGCCTCGGGGCTGAGGGCCTGGGCTCGCAGCATCGCATATTTCCGGGCGAGGATGCTGACCTCATCGGGGTCGGAGACGAGCAGGCTGCCGCGCTGTGTCTCGGAGTAGGCGACGCGCTGGAAGTCCGGCGTTTCCAGCAGGGTGAAGGGGCCGTTCAGTCCGGCGTGGGTGCGGTGGTTCAGCGGCAGGACCTGGAGGCAGATGCCGGGGAGCGCGGCACACGTCCGCAGGTGGTTCAGCTGCTCCGCATGCCCATCGTCGTCGAGGAGTTGGAGCATCAGGACCGGTTCCCAGACGACGAAGCTGATGGTCGGGGCGACGGCCGATGAAGGATCTCCTGGCGTTCCAAGCGGGCTTCCGTCTGGATGGCGACCTTCTCCTCGCTGAAGGCCGGGACCCGATTGCGGAACACCGCCTCGGCGTAGCGGCTCGTCTGGAGGAGGCCCGGTACGACCTGGTTGTCGTACCAGGACAGCGCCAGGGCCTCCCGTTCCAGTTACAAGTACTCCTCCGCCCACGCCGGGACCAGGTCGATCTCCGGCAGGTTCGCCACCGCCTCCTTCAACGCGCCCTTGATGTCCAGCCGTTCGTCCAACTTGGCGGCGAGGTCGGGCAGC
Coding sequences within it:
- a CDS encoding transglycosylase domain-containing protein, producing the protein MARRPNRPTRPTRHRRLAVDYPRRGKRTWRRWVPSWRQVLSGVMLGLVALTGLFAAVYASVDIPDENDEARRQGTVYYWADGSQLVSVGAVNRQNVTLADIPDSVENAVIAAENETFYSDPGVSATGIARAAVSIVTGGETQGGSTITQQYVKNTYLSQEQSATRKFKEFFISLKLNNKQGKKEILQGYLNTSWFGRGAYGIQAAANAYYGIPAKDLDPSQAALLASLLKGAEQYDPAGSKANHERAVDRWEWILDRQVEIGTMTKAERATYRKFPEPKPAAKPTSLGGQTGYLVDIANKYIKKRSGLTDKDLFRGGYRVHTTFDKARVGQLERAVRSVRKRDLDPEKRPEDKYVEVGAASVRSDGAVVAVYGGADAVTHFANNADTAGVPVGSAFKPFVLAAALQHGDGITLDSGYDSGGRLIKDGPYAPPAPSGSGPGQTMVTAPTSLRDALIKSSNATFTLLGKDIGLKKVKELAVSAGLHKESLARLDKSFPLGTSTPSAVRMADAYTAFSNEGMRADPYSVTGMTRDGEKVEGFGKPEPRRAMDVSVANDVNNTLGMLAWTRLGQDGKLATFARIKAADNLSAGATGEDDRMKSAWFIGHADGLTTAVTMFRNKPGTPQLLGMQGVGGSDSERGNVFPLRIWNAYVTGK
- a CDS encoding DUF4253 domain-containing protein — encoded protein: MATLPNPLPSLATSGLQLPPGSLVDATIDGTWHEPLLWCADEPATHGTWRTLRAAGRAGGLLPVLIDGGRRDQWPDTWDLIPDSTSYPGDHDAEEVLSEYWEDCAPEELDAAEGDWPGLAPVPAAEGQDTPDDLAAAIAEECVGPDGWYAGSRLALVPARRSADIPAAIGWSGPVNYEEDTARLSAVLRSWEDRFGIRVVVLGFDTLMVSVGRPPTTLPEARAVAAEHFAFCPDNIEQNPPYDLDVYAEKMVLNQETWSFWWD
- a CDS encoding maltokinase N-terminal cap-like domain-containing protein, which gives rise to MAVIHHTTLTPTKLELLTTWLPAQPWYRGTGQQPELARTGGFRLDDPKGEVGIEFMVVTDTSGDQPAEYQVLFSYRGAPLPGADDALIGTTEHGVLGQRWVYDGAHDPVVVAQLLALVVGEAEPQMQSTSDTPDPSVTARLDEPGITAELAASTATNSPDGTAILVTTAPDGRQLTLRVNRELRPGRPGQSANGQALGHVTAPAPLPDGTTAPTTFVEVHAHP
- a CDS encoding DUF983 domain-containing protein; the protein is MPDNLTDEAPDRTDGPRHTWIASLISTVVTLPLAFFALVYSMLSPMACDSCSEADADRFDASFGPAWTVSCCGLLLALVVLVASWVFTRRRPPAAIGLAVAAPATVFFTWVAFMTLINWP
- a CDS encoding choice-of-anchor A family protein, with translation MRISATAATASAVLGGALVLGLTAVPAAQAAPAADPTACTTDAFGIAGKYGEFVLGDDVHTPDAEGAVAVGGNADFRGGFSAANELTAAEVDALPGRASLVVRGDLLNGSSVTAVMKGNAVVGGKVSDRALEMHSGTFGKNAGLIDFDAEFGKLRAYSAALAKEPATGGTEVELSGSKLTLEGGNTTRNIFKVTADQLEAAKDIYLKVPAGSTTVVNVSGTTYDMAKAGTTGFFLSGGQDYVLDDKLQSASDGKVRARLLWNFPEATTVTKSSQAAWPGSVLAPGAHLELGTGAPVNGSVWVASLHGSGGAETHHFPFTGCLPETGGTTPPATPTPGNTPGTTPPTGTPSTPASTPPASGTPSAGSSESAPATPAPSQSTTPGGKDGDLASTGSSGTIPLVIGTAVVLAAGTGLTVVARRRSKRA
- a CDS encoding DUF397 domain-containing protein, which codes for MSTARKWFKSSYSGDEGGQCLEVAYDWQKSSYSGSEGGECVEIAAHPAAIHIRDSKNPDGPVLTVAPTTWTAFAGFAADPRLV